In Hyalangium gracile, the genomic stretch GGCCACCTTGCTCGGGACGAGTGAGCCGCCGTTGATCGAGCAGGCGGTGGCGCTCTACCGGGCGCGCTACTCCGCACAGGGGGCGCTGGAGAATCGGCTCTACGACGAGGTGCCGGGGATGCTGCGCGCGCTGGCGGAGAGCCAGTGGCGGCTCTTCGTGGCGACCTCGAAGCCTCGCGTGTTCGCCGAGCGCATCATCGACCACTTCGGCCTGCGTGCCTTCTTCGCCCATGTGTACGGGGCCGAGCTGGACGGCCGCTTCGACAACAAGGGCGAGCTGCTGGCGCACGCGCTGGAGCGAGAGGGCCTCGAGGCTTCAGCGTGCATCATGGTGGGCGACCGGGCGCAGGATGTCCGGGCGGCCCGACAGAACGGGCTCGTGCCGGTGGGCGTTGCCTACGGGTACGGCTCTCGCGAGGAGCTGGAAGAGGCGGGAGCGGTCGCCATCTGCACCAGCCCCACCGAGCTGGTGAGCTGGATCCAGGCGCGGACTCCGCAGGAAGCAATCAACGACTCTTGATGGAGTGTCTTACAAATCTGTGGAATAGCCGTACCCGTTCGTCCCGAGTGCGCCGAGGGGCAAGACCTCGAGCCAACTGGTCCTACAACCATACCAGTTGGCCCAGAGCGCGCCCGCCAGGGGACCCCTCGAATGGGTTGAGTGAAGGGAGCCGTGTGCCGAGGGCGTTACTTCACGTCCAGCAGGTCCGACTGGAAGGAGAAGGCCAGGAGCAGGTAGGGCATGGCCCGGCTCAC encodes the following:
- a CDS encoding HAD hydrolase-like protein; the protein is MTGAAGRQAIFFDLDGTLTDPFEGITSCFQHALAELGRPVPAAAELAVFIGPPLRQGMATLLGTSEPPLIEQAVALYRARYSAQGALENRLYDEVPGMLRALAESQWRLFVATSKPRVFAERIIDHFGLRAFFAHVYGAELDGRFDNKGELLAHALEREGLEASACIMVGDRAQDVRAARQNGLVPVGVAYGYGSREELEEAGAVAICTSPTELVSWIQARTPQEAINDS